A region of Desulfolithobacter dissulfuricans DNA encodes the following proteins:
- a CDS encoding type-F conjugative transfer system pilin assembly protein TrbC, translated as MRRLCFVIAMAVMAGTVHAGDSSRIGVKDISGVLKQAKEKAETLSLPENPQTDAAREAAERVVRQFRSPEYQARLQREQERLKQEVFKDYLAASGDKPDRKQDSGQPDGQLSATERVYLFFSSSVPMDTLHSYMDLIEKAHDPNVIMVMRGFVGGMKKAKPTLEYLTSLLKKDPDCDFGKKKCEAYRVNIQINPMLFRKYAVNRVPTVIYAFGLSPESGLGNDTATGRAYIIEGDAGLDYLLERINREAKRKSLDSLVRVMRSGNH; from the coding sequence ATGCGTCGTCTCTGCTTTGTGATTGCCATGGCTGTCATGGCCGGAACTGTTCATGCCGGTGATAGCTCACGAATCGGCGTGAAAGATATTTCAGGTGTCCTGAAGCAGGCTAAGGAAAAAGCCGAAACCTTGTCATTGCCTGAAAACCCGCAGACAGATGCAGCTCGGGAAGCTGCGGAGCGGGTTGTGCGTCAGTTTCGTTCACCAGAGTACCAGGCCCGGCTCCAACGCGAGCAGGAACGGCTAAAACAGGAGGTATTCAAGGATTACCTGGCTGCCAGTGGAGACAAGCCGGACCGGAAGCAGGATTCCGGACAACCGGATGGCCAACTTTCGGCAACAGAGAGGGTGTACCTGTTTTTTTCAAGTTCTGTCCCCATGGATACGCTCCACTCTTACATGGACCTGATCGAAAAGGCGCATGACCCGAATGTAATCATGGTGATGCGTGGGTTTGTCGGGGGCATGAAGAAGGCGAAGCCTACCCTGGAGTATCTCACCAGCCTGCTTAAAAAAGATCCTGACTGTGATTTCGGGAAGAAGAAATGTGAAGCCTATCGTGTCAACATCCAGATAAATCCCATGCTTTTCCGGAAATATGCCGTCAACAGGGTGCCGACGGTTATCTATGCTTTCGGCCTCTCACCGGAGAGTGGCCTTGGAAATGACACGGCAACGGGCCGGGCATACATCATCGAGGGAGATGCTGGGCTGGATTATCTTCTGGAGCGAATCAACCGTGAGGCAAAAAGAAAGTCCCTGGACAGCCTGGTCAGAGTCATGCGAAGTGGAAACCATTGA
- a CDS encoding PIN domain-containing protein — translation MKHYVLDTNVLLDNPGSINSFPDNVVVLPMQVIEELDRFKSNEDDLGRNARQVIRLLDTLRSKGSLNKGVELDNGGKLKIFVGRGRNPGLDMSSPDNRILSVAYTLHDKGKETVFVSGDTNVRVKAAAIGLEVMDRLPVYSVSKEPVQPTSTLEFCSQEDIGDKVVCGSCGAEIDIDDEICRFCGAEVEDDYLMVNDNKWLTGNPDEKWGKYPNVAKLVAFSIIVVFFLSSSIFDGGGVILFLMYLIFVALPFLHFTGVKLNHYKSGDTSYDNNDSIESDSSSSDSFTSDSDNIILGVYD, via the coding sequence ATGAAACACTATGTTCTTGACACCAACGTACTTCTGGACAATCCAGGCTCCATCAACTCTTTTCCCGATAACGTCGTGGTTCTGCCCATGCAGGTGATTGAGGAGCTGGACAGGTTCAAATCCAATGAGGACGATCTGGGCCGAAACGCCCGGCAGGTGATCCGGCTGCTGGATACTCTGAGATCCAAGGGAAGCCTTAATAAAGGGGTGGAACTTGATAACGGCGGCAAGCTGAAAATCTTTGTCGGCAGGGGGCGCAATCCCGGTCTCGACATGAGTTCGCCGGACAACCGCATCCTGTCCGTGGCCTATACCCTGCATGACAAAGGCAAGGAAACCGTCTTCGTCTCCGGAGACACGAACGTCCGGGTTAAGGCTGCTGCGATAGGATTGGAAGTTATGGATCGGCTTCCGGTTTATTCTGTGTCAAAAGAACCGGTCCAGCCCACGTCCACTTTAGAGTTTTGCTCTCAAGAGGACATCGGAGACAAGGTAGTTTGTGGGTCCTGCGGGGCTGAGATTGATATTGATGATGAAATATGTCGATTTTGTGGTGCTGAAGTTGAGGATGATTACTTAATGGTTAATGATAACAAGTGGTTGACTGGAAATCCAGATGAAAAATGGGGGAAATACCCTAATGTCGCCAAGTTGGTTGCTTTTAGCATTATTGTTGTTTTTTTTCTGTCAAGCTCTATTTTTGACGGAGGAGGTGTTATACTCTTTTTGATGTATCTTATTTTCGTTGCACTCCCTTTCTTGCATTTTACAGGTGTTAAACTTAACCATTACAAATCTGGTGATACGTCATACGATAATAATGATTCTATCGAGAGCGACAGTAGCTCGTCAGACAGCTTTACCAGCGATTCTGATAATATCATTCTTGGTGTTTATGATTGA
- a CDS encoding S26 family signal peptidase, translated as MLRKLLSIQLSNREKRLVAVVVPALLIGAWLPGRISVSTSPSLHHRIFFLSAAPDTSRIKNGDYIVFQQDGKRLIKIVGCAPGEWLDVHRGEYFCGDRFLGKALTRDSKGNPLPRFVYKGVVPPGNFFMTGEHVQSYDSRYTGFVHADDVEYKAYPLWPIW; from the coding sequence ATGCTCCGGAAGTTACTGTCGATACAGTTAAGCAATAGGGAAAAACGGCTTGTCGCCGTGGTAGTACCAGCTCTGCTCATAGGGGCCTGGCTGCCGGGACGTATCAGTGTCTCAACCAGTCCGTCGCTTCATCACCGGATTTTCTTTCTATCGGCTGCACCGGACACGAGCCGGATCAAAAATGGTGACTACATCGTGTTTCAGCAGGATGGGAAGCGGCTGATTAAAATTGTCGGCTGTGCTCCGGGAGAATGGCTTGATGTCCACCGAGGCGAATACTTTTGTGGGGACCGATTCCTTGGCAAAGCCCTTACCCGTGACAGCAAGGGTAATCCACTGCCAAGATTTGTGTACAAAGGGGTTGTTCCTCCAGGGAATTTTTTTATGACCGGAGAGCACGTGCAGAGCTACGACAGCAGATATACAGGATTTGTCCATGCTGACGATGTGGAATACAAGGCATACCCGCTCTGGCCGATCTGGTAA
- a CDS encoding conjugal transfer protein TraF: MLTMWNTRHTRSGRSGKRFLLLGCLVMVALTGTAVAEEKKFYDDSKRGWFWYEDPPPEEEPEKPEEKPARPVPSLQAYTTEELWNMHPDDFQELLMALQKKAVQYPTEENVLEYLTIQDIARRKAAAYANVAAYVVQKHGQFDVAQAYPAAMPGVKARVRQQRQEIASVITNAKDDHALLFFTNPDCGYCAEQRQILAYFTERYGWQIKTIDTTIDPGIAARFNISITPTLMLIRRDRPDYLTVTTGVVSLADLERRLYRAIRLLRGDITPENYSTYDFQKGGALDPTAILNERNDQWIKLKD, encoded by the coding sequence ATGCTGACGATGTGGAATACAAGGCATACCCGCTCTGGCCGATCTGGTAAACGGTTCCTGCTGCTTGGCTGCCTGGTCATGGTGGCCCTGACAGGGACGGCTGTAGCGGAAGAAAAAAAGTTTTACGACGACTCAAAACGAGGTTGGTTCTGGTACGAAGACCCGCCTCCGGAAGAGGAACCGGAAAAGCCGGAGGAAAAGCCGGCCAGGCCGGTTCCCTCCTTGCAGGCGTACACTACCGAGGAGCTGTGGAACATGCACCCGGATGATTTCCAGGAGCTCCTGATGGCCCTGCAAAAAAAAGCGGTGCAGTATCCCACCGAAGAAAACGTCCTCGAATACCTGACCATCCAGGATATTGCCAGGCGCAAGGCCGCGGCCTATGCAAATGTGGCTGCGTATGTGGTCCAGAAGCATGGGCAGTTTGATGTGGCCCAGGCGTATCCGGCGGCCATGCCTGGTGTCAAGGCCAGGGTACGTCAGCAGCGCCAGGAAATCGCTTCGGTCATAACGAATGCAAAGGATGACCATGCCTTGCTCTTTTTCACAAATCCGGATTGCGGTTACTGTGCTGAACAACGCCAGATACTGGCATATTTCACGGAACGATATGGATGGCAGATTAAAACCATCGACACCACTATTGATCCGGGAATCGCCGCCCGGTTCAACATCAGCATCACCCCTACCCTTATGCTTATCAGGCGTGACAGGCCGGATTACCTGACCGTAACCACCGGCGTGGTTTCGCTTGCAGACCTGGAACGCAGGCTTTACCGGGCCATACGGCTTCTGCGGGGAGACATTACCCCGGAGAACTATTCGACATATGATTTCCAGAAAGGTGGAGCACTTGATCCCACCGCAATTTTGAACGAGAGGAACGATCAGTGGATCAAGCTGAAAGACTGA
- a CDS encoding type II toxin-antitoxin system RelE/ParE family toxin, which translates to MEYTLRSTKEYDKWFARLKDSQAKIRILARLSRVENGNFGDYKPLGPNLFELRFFFGPGWRIYYTIKNNSVVLLLVGGEKSSQEKNIAKATELLSELED; encoded by the coding sequence ATGGAATACACGTTGCGCAGCACAAAAGAATACGACAAGTGGTTTGCCAGGTTGAAGGACTCCCAAGCCAAAATCAGGATACTGGCCAGGCTCAGCCGAGTTGAAAACGGCAATTTTGGAGACTACAAGCCGCTTGGTCCCAATCTGTTTGAGCTGCGTTTCTTTTTTGGCCCAGGCTGGCGCATTTATTACACCATCAAGAACAATAGCGTTGTTTTGTTGTTGGTTGGTGGCGAAAAATCGAGCCAGGAAAAAAACATTGCCAAAGCTACAGAGCTTTTATCCGAACTGGAGGATTAA
- a CDS encoding CsgG/HfaB family protein produces MKKNIVAAVGMIGLLVTGCVSTQGPTAVKERTIGVAVDDKGTVEQLSCSDRSNIKISIGNISCDAAACRSKGASQQSGLFALLRLAGTPSFEGIGDGLQDMFTGSIQNTGCFRIFDRKAMEAVQKELALAGGPQQTASLEAADYLVMGSVTSINFENKSGSLGGGFIPVLGAISQTKQKATLGMDVRLIEVKTGEVIFSKTYTAESGKTSYGVGAGVVAGGVGFGGLSGLSGTAMEEVARDIVVRASYDIARRLVPPDKIVVRQTVVTD; encoded by the coding sequence ATGAAAAAAAATATTGTTGCAGCAGTTGGAATGATCGGTTTACTGGTAACTGGATGCGTCTCCACACAGGGGCCGACCGCTGTCAAGGAAAGGACCATTGGAGTGGCTGTGGACGACAAGGGAACTGTCGAGCAGTTGAGTTGTTCGGACAGGTCTAACATCAAAATATCCATTGGAAATATCTCCTGCGACGCTGCGGCGTGTCGATCAAAAGGGGCGAGCCAGCAGAGTGGTCTTTTTGCCCTGCTACGGCTTGCAGGCACCCCCAGCTTTGAGGGGATCGGAGACGGACTTCAGGATATGTTTACTGGATCTATTCAAAACACAGGCTGTTTCAGGATATTTGACCGGAAAGCAATGGAGGCAGTTCAGAAGGAGTTGGCTCTGGCCGGAGGCCCTCAGCAGACCGCATCGCTGGAGGCAGCCGACTACCTTGTCATGGGATCGGTTACATCCATCAATTTTGAGAACAAAAGCGGTTCCCTGGGTGGTGGCTTCATCCCTGTTCTCGGGGCCATAAGCCAGACCAAGCAAAAAGCGACCCTAGGTATGGACGTGCGTTTAATCGAGGTCAAGACCGGCGAGGTGATCTTCAGCAAGACGTACACTGCCGAGTCCGGAAAGACCAGTTATGGGGTTGGAGCCGGAGTTGTTGCTGGAGGTGTTGGCTTCGGAGGGTTGAGCGGCCTTTCCGGTACAGCTATGGAAGAAGTCGCCCGTGATATCGTGGTTCGGGCCTCCTACGATATTGCCAGGCGTCTTGTACCCCCGGACAAAATCGTGGTCAGGCAAACTGTAGTTACTGACTAA
- a CDS encoding TraU family protein translates to MKTNRVIAAVIAGILVATPVRAEMKSGDFMNPITDVAWQEIFPIKIGGISMFGGSNYDTDDPADFPICICPAPPPMFIKVGISMSFWEPARLIETVATPYYFPNMGFGISMGGTEGFLSGKNQEMNNASNEQSSFAQAHYMIFAVWSMLGLLVDFVCVEQSGFDIAYLTELDPLWQDDELAFIIQPEALLFANQYAQMACMSDSASVNTYSPLDPLFWCIGNNSAYPMTGHVGDENLIQANATIAARMIFKLAREMLICDTGIDLCGCQPTPIWQKSHYKMHAARPTVRQIAYPVGKSQFFYGSNLNPSFKGPKGPGDEFLWVLFRKRACCAFSYTMMDSIPIDDLSGGLP, encoded by the coding sequence GTGAAGACAAATAGAGTGATTGCTGCTGTAATCGCTGGCATTCTCGTCGCCACTCCTGTCCGGGCTGAAATGAAGAGCGGGGATTTCATGAACCCGATTACGGACGTGGCCTGGCAGGAGATTTTTCCCATAAAGATAGGCGGGATAAGTATGTTTGGAGGGAGCAACTACGATACCGATGATCCGGCGGATTTCCCCATCTGCATCTGCCCGGCCCCTCCCCCCATGTTTATCAAAGTCGGTATCTCCATGAGCTTCTGGGAGCCGGCCCGGCTCATCGAGACGGTCGCCACCCCTTACTATTTCCCCAACATGGGTTTTGGCATAAGCATGGGCGGTACGGAAGGTTTCCTGTCCGGCAAGAACCAGGAAATGAACAACGCCTCAAACGAGCAGTCTTCATTTGCCCAGGCACATTACATGATCTTTGCTGTCTGGAGCATGTTGGGACTGCTGGTTGACTTCGTGTGCGTTGAGCAAAGCGGATTTGACATTGCCTACCTCACCGAGCTTGATCCCCTCTGGCAAGACGATGAGCTGGCTTTCATCATCCAGCCAGAAGCCCTGCTTTTTGCAAATCAATACGCACAAATGGCCTGCATGTCTGATTCAGCATCGGTTAATACCTATAGCCCCCTTGATCCGCTTTTCTGGTGCATAGGTAACAATTCCGCATATCCCATGACCGGGCATGTCGGTGATGAAAATCTGATCCAGGCCAACGCAACGATTGCCGCCCGCATGATATTCAAGCTGGCCCGAGAGATGCTCATTTGCGATACGGGTATTGATCTCTGCGGCTGTCAACCGACACCGATATGGCAAAAATCTCATTACAAGATGCACGCCGCTCGTCCGACTGTCCGGCAGATCGCTTACCCTGTCGGCAAAAGCCAGTTTTTCTACGGGTCCAATCTCAACCCTTCCTTCAAGGGACCAAAAGGACCAGGAGACGAATTTCTCTGGGTGCTTTTCAGAAAACGTGCCTGCTGTGCGTTCAGTTACACCATGATGGACTCTATACCGATAGACGATCTTTCCGGAGGGTTACCGTAA
- a CDS encoding addiction module antidote protein, with the protein MALKTKPFDIAEHLKTAEDIRLFLQEVAATGDEADFIHALSIAARAKGMTEIAKKAGVTRASLYKSLSEDGNPRFTTISKITKALGCKLSIA; encoded by the coding sequence ATGGCCCTTAAAACAAAACCTTTTGACATTGCCGAACATTTGAAGACTGCTGAGGATATTCGCCTTTTCTTGCAGGAGGTAGCTGCTACCGGAGACGAAGCCGACTTTATCCATGCCCTGAGTATTGCAGCAAGGGCGAAAGGGATGACCGAAATAGCCAAAAAAGCAGGGGTCACCAGAGCCAGTCTGTACAAATCTCTATCCGAAGATGGCAATCCAAGATTCACTACCATCAGCAAGATCACAAAAGCGCTTGGCTGCAAACTATCCATTGCTTGA
- a CDS encoding conjugal transfer protein TraH, with amino-acid sequence MKKIMKRAFALTLAATLLLPGSGLAGGWVDDWLSQSTTTSPDYFSGQKRGYYSAGSFNARWRSNADYPITVEMPRIKSGCGGIDMFMGGFSFMDFEYLVEKFERILANAGAVAFDLALKTMCEPCATTVKAIDALVNQLNSMQLDECATAKNMVAILDDGSGGFASMDAISQNLSTALKENKLTQGIEDLYQSITETDRANQNVPQQADVERAVSGCNAEIKEIFLSDLAPGGSSLLYNLGVVKMGLNEQYIDLIRGLIGDIRIEGPEKAFLVHFISPCPQNDPDDVKSFIDGNVVARNQAGTCYQITDANRDLVDYVQSTMERVANGIRSKSVPASNDLAFIESSPLAPLPVLKVAVSTEMESSTIASMSELTAKAYTLQIFSDLYSRANRIMEKTKEMMGKKAVAAAGQDSENCTAAIFADNLDKQVSGMMESINKLKYAARDSYTTAAKEMTTIMDMLRYMQQAESKVYAEITRRYGKDIADRVKEL; translated from the coding sequence ATGAAAAAAATCATGAAACGAGCCTTTGCCCTGACCTTGGCGGCAACGCTGCTGCTGCCGGGTTCCGGTCTGGCCGGTGGCTGGGTGGATGACTGGCTTTCCCAGAGCACGACCACTTCCCCGGATTACTTTTCCGGGCAAAAACGCGGCTACTATTCGGCAGGCAGCTTCAATGCCCGCTGGCGCAGCAATGCGGACTATCCCATCACAGTGGAAATGCCCAGGATCAAAAGTGGCTGTGGCGGCATAGATATGTTCATGGGGGGGTTCAGCTTCATGGACTTCGAGTATCTTGTCGAGAAATTTGAACGCATACTGGCAAACGCCGGAGCGGTGGCCTTTGATCTGGCCTTGAAGACCATGTGTGAACCCTGCGCCACCACGGTCAAGGCCATAGACGCCCTGGTCAACCAGCTCAACAGTATGCAGCTCGATGAATGTGCGACAGCCAAAAACATGGTAGCGATCCTGGATGATGGCAGTGGCGGTTTTGCGTCAATGGATGCCATAAGCCAGAATTTGTCCACCGCTCTCAAGGAAAACAAGCTGACCCAGGGCATCGAGGACCTCTATCAGTCCATCACCGAGACAGATCGCGCCAACCAGAATGTTCCGCAACAGGCTGACGTGGAACGTGCCGTGAGTGGCTGCAATGCAGAGATCAAGGAAATCTTCCTGTCTGATCTTGCACCTGGCGGCAGTTCCCTGCTGTACAACCTGGGTGTGGTCAAGATGGGGCTTAACGAACAGTATATTGACCTTATCAGGGGGCTGATAGGTGACATACGCATCGAGGGACCGGAAAAAGCGTTTCTCGTGCATTTTATCTCACCGTGCCCCCAAAATGACCCTGATGACGTGAAATCGTTCATAGATGGCAATGTAGTGGCCCGAAATCAGGCTGGAACCTGTTACCAGATTACCGACGCCAACAGGGACCTGGTGGATTATGTTCAGAGCACTATGGAGAGAGTGGCAAACGGTATTCGCAGTAAATCCGTACCAGCTTCGAACGATCTGGCTTTTATAGAATCCAGCCCCCTGGCGCCGCTGCCGGTACTCAAGGTGGCTGTGTCCACGGAGATGGAATCGTCCACCATTGCCTCCATGAGCGAACTGACCGCCAAAGCCTACACCTTGCAGATTTTCAGTGATCTGTACAGCCGGGCAAACAGGATCATGGAAAAGACAAAAGAGATGATGGGCAAGAAAGCCGTGGCTGCTGCCGGCCAGGATTCGGAAAACTGCACCGCTGCGATATTTGCCGATAATCTTGACAAGCAGGTGTCCGGGATGATGGAAAGCATCAACAAACTGAAATATGCTGCCCGTGACAGCTATACCACCGCTGCAAAGGAGATGACGACAATCATGGATATGTTGAGATACATGCAGCAGGCCGAGTCAAAAGTATATGCCGAGATAACCAGGAGATACGGCAAAGACATTGCCGACAGGGTGAAGGAGTTATAA